Within the Gordonia westfalica genome, the region GCGGTGAGCGCGCTGGCGCTGGTCACGCCCGCGATCACCTCGACCGCGAGTTCGAGGTCGTCGCGCCCGGCCAGGTCGTCGACGATGCGCAGCGTGCTGTCGTAGAGCGCGGGATCGCCCCACACGAGGAAGGCCGCGACCCCGCCGTCGCCGACCTCGTCGCGCAAGGCGGCCGCGATGAGGTCCGCGCGGGCGGCATGCCAGCGTCGAACCTCGGCGTCGTAGTCGGCGGGCGCGCGATCACGCGGCGGATCGGAGATCTCGACGAGTGAATACCCCTCGCGCGCATGAGCGTCGAGGATCACCCGACGCGCGTCGAGCAGTCCACTCTTCGCCGTTCCCTTTTCGAGGGCGAGGAACACATCGACATCGGACATCGCGTCGATGGCCTGCAAGGTGATCTGGCGTGGACCGCCGGGACCGATTCCGATGACCCGCAGCGTGATTCGCACGGTCAGATCTTCACCTTCGGCAGACCGTGCTTACGAGCGGTCATGTCCAGGATCAACTGACGGGGCGCGAGCCGACGCAGGAAGAACAC harbors:
- the cobF gene encoding precorrin-6A synthase (deacetylating) gives rise to the protein MRITLRVIGIGPGGPRQITLQAIDAMSDVDVFLALEKGTAKSGLLDARRVILDAHAREGYSLVEISDPPRDRAPADYDAEVRRWHAARADLIAAALRDEVGDGGVAAFLVWGDPALYDSTLRIVDDLAGRDDLELAVEVIAGVTSASALTAAHGIVANRVGEPIHITTGRRLAETPAGADANQIVMLDGDLAFRHTADPDDHIWWGAYVGTDDEILISGRVGDVTDQIVEARAEARERIGWIMDIYLLRKASRPA